A part of Desulfomicrobium baculatum DSM 4028 genomic DNA contains:
- the larA gene encoding nickel-dependent lactate racemase has protein sequence MNITLKYGSQYRDLELPDDSDVTIMKPRDLPVLDDLGLALDDALDHPIGTPPLEGRPRPQSVAIAVPDETRPAPLKALLPVLLDRLFRIWPDLDPAGVRIVVGGGLHPAPDQAQLARILPEDLRGCTVVSHDALASPMTSFGVTSRGTPVEINAAYGEAELKLVIGMIDPHQFQGMTGGAKGVAIGCASAALIQHNHSLMSSPEARVGNILDNPTRLDINEAGQMIGIDLAINVSLNPAKQAVALLAGEPVAVLKAGAAFSEKVYGLPLEKPFDIVIASCGGDPKDICLYQAQKGLNLASQCAAEGGKILLLAACTQGVGDDHYLNYVRQFASPEEQMREFEERGFRMGAHKAFLFSRTLTRFTVVVDSKMDTKELAECHLKKGDAQQTLDRWLGDVPPGPKPRIAVIPNANTTYFYRTAP, from the coding sequence ATGAACATCACGCTTAAATACGGGTCCCAGTACAGGGATCTCGAACTGCCGGACGACTCGGACGTCACGATAATGAAACCGCGGGATCTTCCGGTCCTCGACGATCTTGGCCTCGCCCTCGATGATGCCCTGGATCATCCCATCGGCACGCCGCCGCTGGAAGGCAGACCCAGACCGCAAAGCGTCGCCATCGCCGTACCCGACGAGACCAGACCGGCGCCCCTGAAGGCCCTTCTGCCCGTCCTGCTGGACCGCTTGTTCCGCATCTGGCCGGACCTTGATCCGGCCGGGGTGCGCATCGTCGTCGGCGGCGGCCTGCACCCGGCGCCCGACCAGGCCCAGCTGGCGCGCATCCTGCCCGAAGACCTGCGCGGCTGCACCGTGGTGTCCCACGACGCCCTGGCCTCGCCCATGACCAGCTTCGGCGTCACCAGCCGCGGCACGCCCGTGGAGATCAACGCCGCCTACGGCGAGGCGGAGCTCAAACTCGTCATCGGCATGATCGATCCCCACCAGTTCCAGGGCATGACCGGCGGGGCCAAGGGCGTGGCCATCGGCTGCGCCTCCGCAGCCTTGATCCAGCACAACCACAGCCTCATGTCGAGCCCCGAAGCCCGGGTCGGCAACATCCTCGATAACCCTACCCGCCTGGACATCAACGAAGCCGGACAGATGATCGGCATCGACCTGGCCATCAACGTCAGCCTCAACCCGGCCAAGCAGGCCGTCGCCCTTCTGGCCGGCGAGCCCGTGGCGGTCCTGAAGGCCGGGGCGGCCTTCTCCGAAAAGGTCTATGGGCTCCCCCTGGAAAAACCCTTCGACATCGTCATCGCCTCCTGCGGCGGCGACCCCAAGGACATCTGCCTCTATCAGGCCCAGAAAGGCCTCAACCTGGCCTCCCAGTGCGCCGCCGAAGGCGGGAAGATCCTGCTCCTGGCCGCCTGTACCCAGGGCGTGGGCGATGACCACTACCTAAACTATGTACGGCAGTTCGCCAGCCCCGAAGAACAGATGCGGGAATTCGAGGAGCGGGGCTTTCGCATGGGCGCGCACAAGGCCTTCCTGTTCAGCAGGACACTGACGCGCTTCACGGTGGTGGTGGACTCGAAGATGGACACCAAGGAACTGGCCGAATGCCATCTGAAGAAGGGCGATGCCCAGCAGACCCTGGACCGTTGGCTCGGAGACGTTCCGCCCGGTCCGAAACCACGCATCGCAGTGATCCCCAACGCCAACACGACCTATTTCTACAGGACCGCGCCATGA
- a CDS encoding MoaD/ThiS family protein → MAELAAQMDERMRISLTLEAILAKYAPENPEAYEIPGPLTVEELILHLGIPEDLVMFVIVNGQMAPLKTRLQDNASVSLCPYICGG, encoded by the coding sequence TTGGCTGAATTAGCCGCACAGATGGACGAACGCATGCGCATCAGCCTGACCCTGGAGGCCATCCTCGCCAAATACGCGCCGGAAAACCCGGAGGCATACGAAATTCCCGGCCCCCTGACGGTGGAGGAACTCATCCTCCACCTGGGCATTCCCGAGGATCTCGTCATGTTTGTCATCGTCAACGGACAGATGGCGCCCCTGAAGACACGGCTGCAGGACAATGCGTCCGTATCCCTGTGTCCTTACATATGCGGAGGCTAG